In Flammeovirgaceae bacterium, the sequence TTTCCCATTACAACCGTTGCAACCCATAAGGGGCAACTGGTAGTTGGAGAAGTAAGCGGGAAGCACGTCATCACCATGCGGGGCCGGCTACACTACTACGAAGGCTATAGCATGCACCAGATTGCCCTGCCCATACGGGTAATGAAGATGCTGGGAGTAAAAGTTTTGCTGATTTCGAATGCAGCCGGAAATCTAAATCCTGCCTGGAAGAAAGGTGAGTTGATGCTGCTGAACGATCACATTAACTTAATGCCCGATAATCCGCTGCGGGGAGAAAACTATGAAATATTCGGGCCGCGCTTTCCGGATATGAGTGAACCGTATTCAGCCAACCTGCAGAAAAAACTGCTTGCCATTGCCGCAAAGAAAAAAATAAAATTACGTCCGGGAGTTTATGCTGCTGTACAGGGACCTTCGCTGGAGACCCGTGCCGAATACCGTTACCTGCGCACCATCGGAGCCGATGCCGTGGGCATGAGCACCGTGCCCGAGGTGCTTACTGCCCAACATGCCGGCATAACGTGTTGTGCCGTATCGGTACTTACCAACGAGTGTAACCCCGACAAAGGTTCGGTTGTGAAACTGGAAAACATTGTGTCGGTTGCAGGCAGAGCCGAGAAGCACCTGGTTACGTTGTTTACGGAACTGATTGCGGCACTCTGAAAATTTAATTCATGATTAAAGAAATT encodes:
- a CDS encoding purine-nucleoside phosphorylase; protein product: MLQQVKEATDFIKHRINAKPEVGIILGTGLGNRFVESIRKPVIINYNAIPHFPITTVATHKGQLVVGEVSGKHVITMRGRLHYYEGYSMHQIALPIRVMKMLGVKVLLISNAAGNLNPAWKKGELMLLNDHINLMPDNPLRGENYEIFGPRFPDMSEPYSANLQKKLLAIAAKKKIKLRPGVYAAVQGPSLETRAEYRYLRTIGADAVGMSTVPEVLTAQHAGITCCAVSVLTNECNPDKGSVVKLENIVSVAGRAEKHLVTLFTELIAAL